From Bradyrhizobium sp. sBnM-33:
CCGGCTGCATCCGCATGACCAACGAAGACATCATCGATCTCGTGAACCGGGTGAAGCTGGGCGCGATCGTCGTCGTCCTCCCGCCGGGCCGGAGTGCGTAGCGAGTTGCGCAATCCCACAAGCCGGTGCGTGAAATCTGCGTCATTGTCTCGCGTGAAGCATCTGCAGCTCGGCAATGCGATTGTCGGCGCGTCGGAGCCGCCGGCACAGCTCGCGGTTGATATTCTGCATTACCATCACATACGCGTGGATGTCGCTCTTGTAGCACGTGTAGAGTTTTTGTGCCGTGAGCTCGTACAGTATGGTTGGGCTCTGCGCGACGACGGTAGCTGATCGGTTCTGCATTTCGATAAGCGTCATTTCGCCGAAGAAATCACCGGGCTCGAGATCCGCCATGCGAATGACGCGTCCGGCATCCGCCAGCTTGCTCACCACGAGCTGGCCAGAGTGAACAATGAACATGGAGCGCCCCGGTTCTCCTTCCGCTACGACAGTGGCA
This genomic window contains:
- a CDS encoding Crp/Fnr family transcriptional regulator, encoding MAVSSPDLKAFLLTTPFFGGLSDASLDLLISMLVERRFNAGATVVAEGEPGRSMFIVHSGQLVVSKLADAGRVIRMADLEPGDFFGEMTLIEMQNRSATVVAQSPTILYELTAQKLYTCYKSDIHAYVMVMQNINRELCRRLRRADNRIAELQMLHARQ